A single Corticium candelabrum chromosome 16, ooCorCand1.1, whole genome shotgun sequence DNA region contains:
- the LOC134192356 gene encoding protein fem-1 homolog C-like: MASVSSDKTPKSSSRPRAKTQMAGVSQQLLDEELEHSAKLIHAAVKAKCVKDIQEELARPLIRMHQSRVLNTPYNQCPPLVLASRHNCVEVVEYLLTLGEIDIEQTGMVMFLHEEIHGAAALWTSAACGHLEIVKKLIDSGADVTHSTNSGSTPLRAACYDGHLNVVKLLKRQGSDINMPNKYGHTPLMIACYKQHDRVVRYLLNCGVDVNRQSELRGNTALHDAAEAGNTQIVNLLLEAGATVQRRDGDISPLLSAAAVGQSDMVHYLHNHRSMKYTNEEYVEAMELLGSAYVDRHRDNNRAVECWQKALDLREKCTFRAIIDFSPQTAYRNVQKPKSSAELTSVASNHDSVEMLALAVREQILGISHPDTPYYIRYRGAIFADRGDFDRCMLMWTYALDIQIKAFNPGHDNIYLTLGSCAEVLHHILSRHSVMPSSVKYVVDVTELAFTELRRCRLTNSRFIFRIARVMLHLTGIWLKALDMKSSVVNNKRRLYEITYNLVQMQLVNDDEETLLHLAVSPDITKILDFPAYSFPCEAVLALLIACGAEINATDKHRRTALHTAIRKSNKHNAERVAHIISLLADAGVSVNARDCYRKRAIDYVKAESEVAVAVRKRSPICLQELAAVVIVDTGIDISQILPLKLTKFVNMF, from the coding sequence ATGGCTTCCGTTAGTTCCGACAAGACGCCAAAATCGAGTTCTCGGCCGCGAGCGAAGACTCAAATGGCCGGAGTGAGTCAACAGCTGTTAGATGAGGAGCTCGAGCATTCTGCGAAGTTAATTCATGCGGCAGTGAAAGCCAAATGTGTGAAGGATATCCAGGAGGAGCTGGCGCGTCCTCTCATTCGTATGCATCAGAGTCGGGTGCTTAATACGCCTTACAATCAGTGTCCGCCGTTGGTTTTGGCTTCTCGACACAACTGTGTTGAAGTGGTCGAGTATTTGCTCACGCTGGGTGAGATTGATATCGAGCAGACTGGTATGGTGATGTTCCTGCATGAGGAGATTCATGGAGCTGCAGCCTTGTGGACGTCTGCTGCGTGTGGTCATTTGGAGATTGTCAAGAAGCTGATTGACAGTGGAGCTGATGTCACCCACTCGACTAACTCGGGTTCAACGCCTCTTCGGGCAGCTTGCTATGATGGTCATTTGAATGTGGTGAAACTTCTCAAGAGGCAAGGGTCAGATATCAATATGCCAAATAAGTATGGTCACACTCCTCTCATGATTGCATGCTATAAACAACATGATAGAGTTGTTCGATATCTTCTTAATTGTGGAGTCGACGTCAATCGACAGAGTGAGTTAAGAGGGAATACGGCCTTGCACGATGCTGCGGAGGCTGGCAATACTCAAATAGTCAACCTGCTCCTCGAGGCTGGTGCCACGGTGCAGAGGAGAGATGGCGATATCAGCCCTTTGTTGTCCGCTGCTGCTGTTGGTCAGTCAGATATGGTCCATTATCTTCATAATCATCGTTCAATGAAGTACACGAATGAAGAGTATGTTGAAGCAATGGAGTTGCTCGGATCAGCATATGTTGATCGCCATCGTGACAACAACAGAGCGGTTGAATGCTGGCAAAAGGCACTTGATTTAAGAGAGAAGTGCACTTTCCGTGCTATCATTGATTTTTCTCCACAAACGGCATACAGAAATGTTCAAAAACCAAAGTCTAGTGCTGAGTTAACATCAGTGGCATCCAATCACGATTCAGTGGAAATGTTGGCATTGGCTGTTCGTGAGCAGATTCTTGGCATTTCACATCCTGATACACCATACTATATTCGGTACCGAGGTGCAATCTTTGCTGATCGAGGAGACTTTGATCGTTGCATGTTAATGTGGACTTACGCTCTCGACATTCAAATCAAAGCTTTCAATCCGGGACACGACAACATTTACCTCACGCTCGGCTCGTGTGCAGAAGTACTTCATCATATTTTGAGCCGTCACAGTGTTATGCCGTCGTCCGTCAAGTATGTAGTCGATGTGACAGAGCTGGCATTCACTGAACTACGACGCTGTCGCCTGACCAACTCTCGTTTTATTTTCCGTATTGCACGTGTCATGCTTCATTTAACCGGTATCTGGCTGAAGGCTTTAGACATGAAGTCATCGGTAGTCAACAATAAGAGGAGACTCTATGAAATTACATACAACCTTGTCCAGATGCAGCTCGTTAACGATGATGAAGAGACACTCCTTCATTTAGCTGTCAGTCCAGATATCACAAAAATACTTGATTTTCCAGCATACTCGTTCCCATGTGAGGCTGTCTTAGCTCTATTGATTGCCTGTGGAGCAGAAATCAATGCCACAGACAAACACCGTCGCACAGCACTACATACGGCCATTAGGAAATCCAACAAGCATAACGCAGAGAGAGTAGCACATATCATTTCACTGCTGGCAGATGCTGGGGTCAGTGTCAATGCAAGAGATTGTTACAGAAAGAGAGCTATTGACTATGTGAAAGCAGAGAGTGAGGTGGCAGTTGCAGTTAGAAAGAGGTCTCCAATTTGTCTTCAGGAGCTGGCAGCGGTTGTCATTGTAGACACTGGCATTGACATTTCACAGATTTTGCCGCTCAAACTGACAAAATTTGTAAATATGTTCTAA